Proteins from a genomic interval of Macrobrachium nipponense isolate FS-2020 chromosome 28, ASM1510439v2, whole genome shotgun sequence:
- the LOC135201902 gene encoding uncharacterized protein LOC135201902, translating into MSCRLTVTPHRRPTRRTYRHVRAIRGHLIAMDRHQLHSQEKAIIYNVNRYFLDEKANGGPMLSYKKALARTAAATGFSESTVKRICSKLNEEWWRDSEHKQPVFSSPKKSRPATVTALDDSDIRVIRRTVLSFYERKEIPTVDLIKEELKERISFNGCRESLRKVLKKAGFRFRRADGRKVLWERRDVTVARSRFLREMKSLKESGKKFVYLDESWVNQNYSVKGSRLIILHAGTEDGFVHNAELVFQTGNDGDYHKKMNAEVFEKWFRNQLLPNIPPNCVIVMDNAPYRSVQQKKYPNLSWKKEDIKHWLIENGDQPSDDLLKLELCELAKRHSDNEGKQYRIDEIAAEAGHKIVRLPPHHCHYNPFELIWAQVKSFVANNNTFSVADLKILAQEALNSVTAENWKAAVGHVEKIQEEDAQQDVAVDKLVDTFIVNMLDSSEDELSE; encoded by the coding sequence ATGAGTTGTAGATTGACCGTAACACCTCACCGACGACCGACCCGACGGACGTACCGTCACGTACGAGCCATTCGTGGTCATCTCATAGCCATGGACAGACATCAGCTTCACAGCCAAGAAAAGGCAATCATATACAACGTAAACAGGTATTTTCTAGATGAAAAGGCGAatggagggcctatgttatcctacaaaaaagctctcgctcggacagctgctGCAACGGGTTTCAGCGAGAGTACAGTGAAGAGAATCTGCAGCAAATTAAATGAAGAATGGTGGAGAGACTCTGAGCACAAACAACCTGTATTTTCGTCACCGAAAAAATCTCGCCCCGCAACCGTCACTGCGTTGGATGATTCGGACATACGCGTCATTAGAAGGACAGTTCTGTCCTTTTATGAAAGAAAGGAAATTCCGACTGTGGACTTGATCAAAGAGGaattaaaagaaagaatatcTTTTAATGGCTGTCGTGAATCCCTTCGTAAAGTTCTCAAGAAGGCAGGATTCAGATTTAGGAGGGCCGATGGGCGCAAAGTTCTCTGGGAAAGGCGAGATGTGACTGTAGCGAGGTCAAGATTTTTGAGAGAGATGAAGAGTCTCAAGGAGTCAGGGAAGAAATTCGTGTATCTCGACGAATCTTGGGTCAATCAAAATTACTCCGTTAAAGGAAGCCGTCTGATCATTCTACACGCAGGAACAGAAGATGGTTTTGTCCACAATGCAGAACTGGTTTTTCAAACTGGGAATGATGGGGACTACCATAAAAAGATGAATGCTGAAGTTTTTGAAAAATGGTTTAGGAATCAGTTGCTACCCAACATCCCTCCCAACTGTGTAATCGTTATGGACAATGCACCATACCGTTCTGTGCAACAGAAAAAGTATCCAAACTTATCTTGGAAGAAAGAAGACATAAAGCATTGGTTGATAGAGAATGGCGATCAGCCAAGTGATGATTTGCTGAAATTGGAGCTGTGTGAACTCGCTAAGCGACATAGTGATAACGAGGGAAAACAGTATCGGATCGACGAAATTGCAGCAGAAGCAGGGCATAAGATAGTGCGTCTACCACCGCACCATTGTCACTACAACCCTTTTGAGCTCATATGGGCTCAAGTGAAGTCTTTTGTAGCCAACAATAATACGTTCAGTGTTGCAGACCTTAAAATTTTAGCGCAAGAAGCACTGAATAGTGTCACGGCGGAAAACTGGAAGGCTGCAGTGGGGCACGTAGAGAAAATACAAGAAGAGGATGCCCAGCAAGATGTGGCTGTAGACAAGTTGGTTGACACTTTTATCGTCAACATGCTTGATAGTTCCGAAGACGAGTTAtctgaataa